In the genome of Mangifera indica cultivar Alphonso chromosome 9, CATAS_Mindica_2.1, whole genome shotgun sequence, the window ATCTAGGTGAAAACACTAGACAACTATCAAGAATATCCTTACGTACCTGAAAAAGATTAAGAATACATTCTTGGTTTATGGAGGAGAGCCAAAGCTCATTGTGCGAGGATACAATGACATTACTTTTTAGAATATTCTAATAACTTCAAATCCCAATTGAGATTTGTGTTTTGCTTGAATGGTGGTGTAGTTTGCTAGAAAAGCTCCAAGCAAAGTAGAGTTATTGATTTTACAATAGAGTCCTAGTATATTGCCTTTTCTAAAGTGGCAAATGaaattgtttgaataaaaaagttCCTCATAGAACTTGGAGTGGTTCTCATTATTGTCAAGCCAATCAAgctttattgtgacaataacTAAGTCATCACCCAAGTAGAGAAACTAAGGTCTCATTGAAGGTCTAAGCACATACTCAAATGATATCACCTAATTCGAAACATAATTCAATATAGAGGCAAACAAATTGTAGAGGTTGACACAGATAATAGTTTAGCAGAACCCATAACCAAGCCTATATCGCAGCAAAAGTATGATAGATATATGGCTGCATATGACATTAGACATATGAATTATTGGTTATAGTGTAAGTGAGAGATTGTTGTAGGTTGGAAAGCTTTCATATAGccatattaaaaacaaatgagccTTTAAACACAAGTATAAAGTTCTTATACACcatatgtattatgtatgccATGTTTCATGAATCTACCTTCCTTATAACGtgatctatcaatttttttggaaatctctgaaatttttaattgtatattctGTTGCTCAGCCTATTTCTAGCAACTTGAAAAACGCTTCAATGACAATTATAATGATAaggtaacaataaaaaataatagaaaactCAACCATATCACATATGCAATCtcatattttactaattaagCAAATCAAATATTGTCTTTCCTCGTTCCTTCCCACCAAAACCCAAAGGATAGATTTGGTTGTTCTTATCCTTTTGTATCGAGATAAAAAGTGTTTCAAGATATCTACCCTTTGAGAATGCATCCTCAACTCAATTGTCAAATGATTTTGATCTCAAAATGCTTATATAAAACACCTCAACACTACGAAGAACTTAAACGAATTTGCCCTATTTGTCTCAATATATGTCATAATCTATGAGTTATATAACTTTAAGTTATAGTCATAGTCTGGTATTAACATAAACAACTCTTTCAGTGAACCTCTTAAGTCATTTAATACATAGTATTCTTATTGTCAATCCTATCTATACAATATATCAATCTTGTCTCTTAGCCATATCAGTTATAATTTTCTTTAGCTAGTATTCATAATCTATCATAATAAACAttgttttaagtatttattcCAACACACAAGCACCAACATATCTATATTGtggcttttttttttaggtaagTATGATATGGTATTATTTGATCCCTAGGACAATTATGTTcattatctaaattttgaagttgTAAATACTTACAACCTTGTATCCTTATCGCCTTTTTCCCACCATTGACATGGTTCATGAAGGCACTTGATTTCCCATTAACATCTAGTTGGCTACATCACTTTGTATTAGAACTCAAACTCTAAAGAATGTCTTTTCAGTGCATTTAGCATTAGATCTTTATCTTGGAATATTGTCATGACTTGAAAGCCCCTTTCACCTCTTTGGAATAATTACTAGTACTCAAAGTTTAAAGGTCTAGAAAAGGTGGTAGCTAGTGCATTAGTTCACAAAGTACTTATTGAGGCACATCATTTTAGATTTCCTTTATCATATACAAGCTAACTGAATTAGCCTCATGATAAACAAGACTTTCATGCTCGAAACTTCCTTTAGCTTCACAACTCAATTCCACATTCATTTTTAATCTATATGGTTCCATATTAATTGTATCTTCATAGTCAAGTTTTCTTATAGGACTATTGTACATTTATGTACCTTGATCAAAAGCACCCTATCAAAATGACATTCTTTTGTTCGCATTTGAAATCCTCAACAATCGATAATAATTTTGGATTAGGGACATTTGCAAGATCATCCGCATCAGCATCAACATTTGCATTACCCATTTCTCTTCCTTTTGTCTAAATCCATCATCACACTTCTGTGATTATATTATGGGTGTTGAACTTCAAGATTAATTGGGAACTGAGAGTGATATTGTCTCTTTTGAAATTCAATGGAAGGTCCAATAGTCATTCATGCTTCATAAGAAGATGTATTCTTGCCTTTGGAGTAATTGTCACGTCAAGGGTAAATTGTTTGTATCATCTTCTTCGATAAGACAATGAAACAAAAGACATCATCATCctcttctattttttatgaCATCCCATTGATGGAGTAGTCAAGCTTCATAATGATTTGAATATAATTGGATCTATGGTCTATATGCAGATGGGAGCTTAGTAACTCCACCAATCCTTGGTACgtaatattttgtttcgatTATCACCATATTTTGTCTTCCTCCAACATACATCATAAATATTGTTATCCATCGAGGTACACTGTCCTCTATACCCTACCAAGATAACAATAtcttactttttaatatatcttgAAATGGTAACTAATTATATAGGAATACTTAGGAAGATTCGCtgaaaatagataaaatcttGACTGAAAAATTTTACTTCACCCCATcatagaaaataacaaagataacaattggtaaaattttcatataatccCACAAAACATTAAGTATAAGAAAAACCGTATTtcataaatcaatatataaaaataaattttagtctaatctgtgtgaatttgttaattatagCCAATCACGCCCACTGACgcttttctctttattttactacttcttttacatttttccttaaaattcgCATTGATctttcaaacaaacaaaaacatgagTAATGTTCATATTGATTACTGGATTTAGTGATGCATCTTACTAGATTTCGTGTTTTCCAGttagattttgataataaaatcattgaaaGTAGAGTTAAATGAAGGATGTTATGGTTTTGTTAAGTATTAGAAAGTTGGGGGTAAGGACAAACTTCTTATTATTTGAGTTGCTTAACTATATTCATATAACCCTAAAGTGTATgaccattttaattaatttcacaacttaatttcattttaatttttttttattaacttgttATTGGGGAACCTATCCCATGATGGCAGACATGAATTTAAGTCGGTAGGGAAAATGGTTGCACCAGAAAGTGCTGCGATGTTAATGCTTCAAAACgattgagtttttattttttatttttttaatactaaataattaatattggaTTTATGTTTACTGTTTTTACAAccagtaatactatatgtaaatactttaagtacatataaattatatatcaccgtataattaagtattatttttctttaattaaaaatcatcaaattatatgataacatatcatctagtatctattttatgtattcaaaatatatatatatagttttattattttacattttctcaTTCACTCATCTCATCTTTGTTGAGCAAACTAAGTCTTAAATGAAGAACGTACATGTGTATGCAATTTCATACTAGAATATAATAAGTTAACAGGCAAATTACAAATACAGTACCTCAGTATACGTATAAAACTGATCAATCAATAGATcatgtgtttaattttttttttccctcaaattgcaattgttatatattatattaatttgttgagAGAGCAAATTAACTAACCGTCGGTTTACTCAGGTAGTCAGTTTGGAGCAGAATTGAACTAATCTAATCTGTGCAAAACAAAGATATAAATCTATCTCAAGATTAACGTTCCTCTAATAATGTATctttagaaattaaatatttgtcaACACAAATGggcaattttactttttaaccTTCTTGTCAACTGGCTAATGCGATTCTGTTCTGCCATTTGTAACAGGCATTATTTGACTATCACCTTTACTGTATGAATTTACCTCAAATTGCCATATATTCCCTAATTAGATACCCATATGTGCGTGCACAAATCAAGTAATTCAGTTTTCATCAAACCAGTTACTAGATCAAAACAAATGGAATTAATTGCGATAGACTCACTTCGGTGTTGATCATGATGCATCTGTTAAATCCCAATAACATATTGAATGTAAGGATATGTAAGactattttatatcttttagcGATAATTGAggacaataaaaaatatgaagtcACATTTAGTTTATCAATCATATAACAACTTTCAATAGATATAATATCATAcaattcaaatacaaattagtgaaaataaattaatatttcttagAATGCTAAATTAATTATAGGACTGCACCAAAAGTGCTGATTTTGAAGCCTTTCAAACAAGGATAAAGatacaataatatttagatatagTTTCAAAATCGGTAAATGTGGCTAATCCTTCACagttttttatctaaaatatttattgacaaCCTTCAACAAAAAATTAGTGTTCTTAGTATTTAATATATCCAATTTGTAAATTGCATATACAACATTCCCATTTGATCATTATGTTAAATGATCacttgtttaattataatatgctTCGCTTTGacgaaaatgaaaaaacaaataaaaaatcgtGTCAACTAAAAATATGGATAATCCTGGAAATACattcaaaatatgaattaaagCTTGATATTCtacattaataaatttcattaatagaaataataataataataataataataatatacctAATCAGAGAGATATAATAaaccacacacacacatatatatatataaacgatCACCTATGAAGGCCGGCAAcggaaatattaattttgatttgcatAGCCTGTGACATGACATATATACACTGAAATGTTCGATAATAAACACTtgcaaaataagaataaattagaaGACCAAGATTGCTAGTGCTCAATTATGTACTCTCTCTTAAACAAGACTTCATGGGTCAACTGAAGATTCAAGTTTCATGTTTACccgagaaaataaaaaactgatCAAGCCAGTAATCAAAATTCAAGAAATTGAGGAAATATGAGCTCAACACATCTAAGGATATCGCCTTATATATATGGTTTTCTTTGTAATCAAACTACTTCGTCAGACATCAATCTTGAAGTGATGAAATTAACGATGcatttcatataaataacacaTGCTTTATATATTGACTAAATAATCACGAATCAATAGGCATGCTTACCCGAGGTAATATATATTCCAAATTTCAATCAGAAATCCTTAatgacaaatttcaaatattatcacCTAAAAAGGGGAAAATATATGGAAACTAAAATAACAGTAAAACAAACCATACATTATAGCTGGCTTAATTGTACTGATGGCATTATGAGTGTTCTCAGTCAATGTGTCCAAGCatgcataattaataaaagagaaaCTCCATATAGTGAATAAATTGAACACAGATGAAGTCTAAGTTCCATATTAGACAAATTCCTCTTCTAtgtttttttaactataaaaaaaaaaaaaaaaagtcctaCATCTGTATGTATagcagaaaataatttaaaaagaaaaaaaaaagaagacaaatgTTGAAGGGCTAAAAGGAACCACCATAAAAGCTGGATTCTGGAGTTGGCGATGGATCTGCAGACCAGTGATTcagattttataaaaataggCTAGGGTTTAGCTCAGTCTTTGCAAGTAAAAGAACCCAAAATGGGAAGGGAGACAAAAAGGAGGGTTACATGGAGGGAATCCACAATGAGATAATACCAATATTTTAAGTTGTCGTGTGTAGTCACCCTCAATGTTTGCATTCATGCAAGACAACCAATCAATTTGTCCATAGCTAACCACATGAtttcttctaaaataattagataaatctaTAGCCAATCAAGTTTCTTTAAGAGCCCATGAAtgccagaaaagaaaaaagaaaaaggaagagacaGCTCATTGCCTTCGTTAGAATATTAGTACTTAATGTCCAAACAAATTAAgcctataaatttttaaaaattaaaaataaaaactaacattttcctttcctccttaattaggtttatataataattatcgGCGTgtaatatatgtattatcaatataattagaAGGGTGGGTAGgggacaaaaaataaaataaaagatgacAATTAATAGAGCATGATATTAGATGTTATCAATAAATACAAAGGAGTTGACAGGCCGGGTTTGAAAAGATTGACCTGCGCCTCTCTCTCCTCCTTCGTCATCCTTTACACCCACTCAGACTGAGAGCAAATCTCAGATTCTCCTCGTCTCATCAGAGAAGTTAAATCCCACCTCCAATGAAATTGCAACTTCATATCATGAATCATTGAAGgcctacaaaaaaaaaaaaaaagggaaacaaaacaaccaaaaaaaaaaaacccaaacaaAACCAAGTGAAAGCTCTAACAGAAGTTATATATAATCCAATGATCGGATTTCAAATGTTTTCATATTCACGAAAACTAGCTACTTTTGCTTGTCTTTCACCATATCCGtggacaaatatatatatatttatataaaatagagaatgagacatcatatatatattataaaatataaatatatgaggTAGCTAGCTAGAACTCATGAGAGTGATGGTATATTGTTGGATCATGTCGATTCATGGCTTCCCTCTGGCTACTGTGGCTGCTTTCATCATCACCATCCATTCTTGATCCCATTTGAGCAGAACCTGTAGCACCAAGATTGAGATAAACCAGTCTTGAATCCAAATTAAGGTTAGCAAGATTACTTCCACTGCTACTACTATTATGTTCATGATCGCTCATTGGTGGGTATATAGCAGTGGAACTATGCGCATTTACGATACCTTCTTCACGTGAAAGAACCAAAGCTGCTGATTGAACCAGCTCAAGACAAAGCCTAAGCTTATTGGGTTCGATGTGGGTTAGCCCCGGAACAGCtcctttaaataaaaaatctgagGTTAGGGTTCGAAGAATGTCCAAAGGAGTGATCCCATCAACAGTTCTCACATTTGGGTCAGCGTGATGGTCAAGAAGTACAGCAACCATATCTGGTGACACCATTTCTGCGGCTATATGAAGTGGGGTCTTACCGGCTGGGCCAGCCGGGTAGTTAACGTCAGCTGCACCAAGTTCAAGCAAGGCCTTAACCACTTCTCGACTACAATTTTCAACCGCGTAATGTAGGGCTAATGCTTCATCAAGATTTAGCCCTTCTCCCATTACCATAAGCTTGACTAGTTCAACATCAGAAGAGTCTAGTGCCCTTCTCATTCGACGTATTTTTTGTTCCTCGAGATCAGCGGCTGCAGAAAGATCATGGTGGTGATGATGCTGGGGGATGAGTGATCGGCGAGCAAGAGACGATTTGTGTCTAAGATCTTCAATTTTGGCAACCACATCGATGGGTAAATGTTTGGCTAGAACCTCTGGTGGTAGGCCTGATTTGGCGACAAGGTGGGAGCAAGTTGTCCAAAGTTGATGCATGTCTTGCTTTCTTGAAGCTATTAGTACTTTCATTACATCTTCAATTGAAGCTTTCTCTACCATGCTTGCTAGTTGCTTCTGTTGAAACCAAAAACAAGGATATTAATTAGTGAATGgaattacaatatttaaaagaGAATGTGTTAGGGATGTTTCATGCACTGTTAGCGGTTTGTGTACAATCATGTGTTAACTTGGCGcctttcaagtgttttttttcttttccaatctAAAAACCCAAATGAGGAAAGTGAGTGTTTGGGAAAGATTTGGTATGCTTACTGTGGTAGACAAGACTGTTGACTATAGATCAAGATCTCTAAATATAGAAAGTGTTGGGTGTTTGCAACATTTAGAAAAACAACCCAATCTAAGAAACTCAAAATGGTAGTGCATGAAATCAGGATAATCCAAACTTATTTCATATTACATCAGAAAACAAGGAACTTTTAGCTCCAAAAACGATTGACATCAAGTCTGGAAGAAGACGCAAATTAGTTCATGGAcagaatagaaaaaatttatacaataattGAATCAAATGCTTTAACAGAAACTGAAAACAAACGTTCAGTAGTTACAGGAAAAGCGAAGTACTGAATCAGCACAGCCCGTTTCATGGAGAGAAGAAGATGACGAATAAACTGtttgaaattttggtttttgattATTAAACGAAAGGCCAACTTCAGTCACTTCAACACGTTACTAGACAATAAGACTTTCCCTCTTCAGGAAAAAGGGGGAAATAGAAACAGAAAATAGATAAGAGCACAACAAATAATGAACTCcacatcaaaaaaaaaaatctcacccCACTTACCgaaaaacaaagaaagcaaTTTGCTTCATAGCCAAAATCCCACAGAGCATATGACTCCACATACACTaaacaaagaagataaagaaagaaagaaagtgtgTGTATTAAACGCAAAGAAGTGGTGATGACAACAAGAAGAAGGAAACCTGAGTGAGTAATGCAAGCTGTTCAACACCAAAGTATCTAGCGGCAGAAAGAGTCTCAAGAGCAAGATCAACGGCTGAGGTGCAATGTGTATGCCAACATCCTCTCTCACCACAATTAGGCCTCGGCTCATGCTTTTGAGGAACAATAGAGACTTGACCACTATACAAGAACTGCAACAGTAACAAGAAGACTTCATAGCCAAC includes:
- the LOC123225299 gene encoding BTB/POZ domain and ankyrin repeat-containing protein NOOT2-like isoform X1 — protein: MTLEESLRSLSLDYLNLLINGQAFSDVTFSVEGRLVHAHRCILAARSLFFRKFFCGPDPPSGLDPAASRMNPGPASPVSRGGVIPVNSVGYEVFLLLLQFLYSGQVSIVPQKHEPRPNCGERGCWHTHCTSAVDLALETLSAARYFGVEQLALLTQKQLASMVEKASIEDVMKVLIASRKQDMHQLWTTCSHLVAKSGLPPEVLAKHLPIDVVAKIEDLRHKSSLARRSLIPQHHHHHDLSAAADLEEQKIRRMRRALDSSDVELVKLMVMGEGLNLDEALALHYAVENCSREVVKALLELGAADVNYPAGPAGKTPLHIAAEMVSPDMVAVLLDHHADPNVRTVDGITPLDILRTLTSDFLFKGAVPGLTHIEPNKLRLCLELVQSAALVLSREEGIVNAHSSTAIYPPMSDHEHNSSSSGSNLANLNLDSRLVYLNLGATGSAQMGSRMDGDDESSHSSQREAMNRHDPTIYHHSHEF
- the LOC123225299 gene encoding BTB/POZ domain and ankyrin repeat-containing protein NOOT1-like isoform X2; the protein is MTLEESLRSLSLDYLNLLINGQAFSDVTFSVEGRLVHAHRCILAARSLFFRKFFCGPDPPSGLDPAASRMNPGPASPVSRGGVIPVNSVGYEVFLLLLQFLYSGQVSIVPQKHEPRPNCGERGCWHTHCTSAVDLALETLSAARYFGVEQLALLTQKQLASMVEKASIEDVMKVLIASRKQDMHQLWTTCSHLVAKSGLPPEVLAKHLPIDVVAKIEDLRHKSSLARRSLIPQHHHHHDLSAAADLEEQKIRRMRRALDSSDVELVKLMVMGEGLNLDEALALHYAVENCSREVVKALLELGAADVNYPAGPAGKTPLHIAAEMVSPDMVAVLLDHHADPNVRTVDGITPLDILRTLTSDFLFKGAVPGLTHIEPNKLRLCLELVQSAALVLSREEGSAQMGSRMDGDDESSHSSQREAMNRHDPTIYHHSHEF